Proteins from one Rhizoctonia solani chromosome 5, complete sequence genomic window:
- a CDS encoding Retrotransposable element Tf2 protein — MLDASPPIQATRIRRRGTTFNSKFFKALYKSLQTAPSFSIAYHVQSDGQTEFKNRWLEVYLHPFINHRQLDWVDWLLLAEYACNNARSEATGKSPFDIVYGCSSVISTALEPAGSPVANDRAQQLAETIQEVQASIKWAQESYKEAVSGKPLPELNPVDKVWLLASNIAF, encoded by the exons ATGCTTGATGCCTCTCCCCCAATCCAAGCCACCAGGATTAGGAGGCG AGGCACCACTttcaactccaagttcttCAAGGCACTCTACAAATCACTGCAAACTGCTCCCAGCTTCTCAATTGCTTATCATGTGCAATCTGATGGACAAACTGAGTTCAAGAACCGGTGGCTTGAGGTTTATTTGCACCCTTTCATCAATCACAGGCAATTAGACTGGGTGGATTGGCTCCTGCTGGCTGAATATGCTTGCAACAATGCCAGAAGTgaagcaacaggcaaatcacCATTTGACATTGTGTATGGCTGCTCTTCTGTCATCTCAACAGCTCTGGAACCTGCTGGATCACCAGTAGCTAATGATAGAGCTCAGCAACTAGCTGAGACTATTCAGGAAGTAcaggcatcaatcaaatgggcACAGGAGAGCTACAAAGAGGCAGTCAGTGGCAAACCACTTCCTGAGCTCAATCCTGTAGACAAGGTTTGGCTGCTGGCTTCCAATATTGCATTTTAG